The Ignavibacteriales bacterium DNA window CACCGATAGATATTTTCCCATTCCTTTGTTCAATTCCTTTAACTTCTGCAACATGATTAATATCAACTAAAACTTCCGTATTAACAAAACGATTCGATTCTTGTTTCAGTCCGGTAACTACATCCGTTCCGCCTGCAATAATTCTTAAATCTTTGTCATAATTTGAAAGAATGCTGAGTACCTCGTTCAAATTTTTTGGAATCAATATTTCGATTGATGGCATCACTGCAAACTTCCTCTTTTCACTTCAACCGGCCTTAGCTTTTTACCTAATAAAATTTCCTCTAAGTTCAGTGGTAAATTAAAAAATCTTTTTCCGAGAGCATTACTAACTGCATTTGAAATTGCAGCCGCTGTTAATTCCAAAGTTGGTTCACCTAAAGACTTAGCTCCCCATGGTCCGTAAATCTCTTTTCCTTCAACAAAGATTGGTTTTATTTTTCCAATATCTTTTGCCGTTAGAATTAAATACTGATCAAAATTTAATTCACGGATTAATCCATTATCTATTGTTACTTCCTCTAGCATTCCATAACCCGCGCCTTGTGTAACACCGCCGTAAACTTGTCCTTCTGCACTAAGTTTATTTATTACTGTTCCTGGATCGTGCACCGCTGTGATCTTATCAAGATAGACTTCGCCCGTTCCGAGGTTAACATTCACTTCTGCAACCTGACATCCGTACACATAAGTAAAGTAAGCGTCTCCTTGTCCTGTATGTTCATCCCAATCAACGTTTGGACTTTTATACCAACCGATTGTCGAAAGATTTACTCCACACGACGATGCAAGTCTGCAAAGATCAGGAAAAGTTGCGAGTTGAGAATTGAGAATTGAGAATACTTTATTATCACTAAAAACAATTTCATCTTCTGTTTTTAATTTCCATTCTTCACGAATTAATTCTTCAAGTCGCCCGCGTAAAATTTCTGCTGCATTTTTAACGGCGCCTCCGCCCATCAATGTTGCACGCGATGCAACCGTTGGTCCGCTATCCGGTACACGTGATGTATCTGTCTCAAGATAAAATATATTGTCAGTCGTAATTCCTAATTCTTCTGCAACAATTATAGAAAATGTTGTTCTTAATCCTTGCCCGTTCTCCGCAAGTCCGGAAAGTAAATATGCGGTTCCATCATTTTGAATTGAGAGATAGCAAGCTGCAGCATCAATGCCTTCTGCACCAAGTGAACAACCTCGGTAGCTTACCGCAAGACCAATTCCTTTTTTAATAAGTTGATCTGGTTCAATGAATTGCGAATTATTGAAAACAGGTTTTGTGAAATCATATTTTTTTAATATCGGTTTTTCTTTTTTGTATTTCTTCCATTTGTTTTGAAAATCAGTTTCCTTAGTTGCGGTATCCAAAACTGTTAAAAGATTTACATCATGGTTTTGAAGTTTTTGTCCAGTTGCAGTTATTGACCCGGCTTTCAATCCATTTATTTTTCTTACTTCGTTTGGAGTAATTCCCAGCTTAAGTGCAATCTCATCCATCAACGATTCATTAGCAAAGATCGGTTGAGGCGAACCGAAACCCCGCATTGCACCGGTGTATGGATTATTCGTGTAAACAGCGCGCACATCAGTATGAACATGTTCGATTTCATAAGGTCCGGTTGCTTGAACAACAGAACGCCAAGTTACAAACGGACTCATTGAGCAGTAAGCTCCGCCGTCTGCAAGAATATCTATCTTCATAACTTTTATCTTACCGGAGTTTGTAAATCCAACTTTATAATTTAAAATGTATGGATGACGTTTATACGATTCGAGGATTGATTCTTCTCTTGTGTAACGAATTTTCACCGGACGATTTGTTTTTATAGCTGCAACGGCGGCGCGTGAAGAAAGAATGCACATTGTATCATCCTTTCCGCCGAACGACCCTCCGAGTTGCGCTTGAATTACTTGCACTTTGTCTAACGGAAGATTTACAACAGCCGCAATAATTCTTCTCGCACTAAAAGGATTTTGAATACTGCCAATAATTTTTACCCCATTCACACCAAGCGGTATAGCAATAACAGCTTCAGGTTCTATGTAAGCATGTTCAATTAATTGTGTTGTATAAGTTTGTTCAAGTATGTGATCGCTCTCAGCAAATCCTTTTTCGATATTTCCTTTGCGTAGAGGATGATGAACTATAAGATTACTTCCTAATTCCGGATGAATTAAAATTGCATCCGGATCAAGTGATTTTCTTGGATCTGTTAAAGCCGGAAGTGGTGTGAAATCAACTTTTATTTTTGATAAAAGCGAACGAAGTTGAGCTTCATCTTCGCCGACTAGCATTGCAAGAACATCTCCCGGTGTTACAACTACTTCATCGCAGAAAATCGGTTGATCGTTTTTAATCATACCAACTTTCTTCTCACCCGAAATATCTGCAGATGTAATTATTGAGTTAACTGAGTTATCGTTTTCAATTTCTGAATAATCAATCGAATTAATCTTGGCGTGAGTCTCAGGAATCCTAAGCATTACCGCATGAAGCATTCCATCAAATTTATAATCATCGGCAAACTTAGCACGACCGGTTATTTTATCGAATCCATCTTCACGAACTATTGGTTTGCCTACAACAGAAAAATTTTTTTTCATTTATTCTATCCAGTCATTCTGAGTACAGACAAAGTCTGTGCGAAGAATCTCTTACTTATAATTTTGAGATCCTTCAGTCGTTACACCTGCCTACCGGCAGGCAGGCTTCTTCAGAATGACATTATCATTTTATTTGATGATACAACCTTTCGCCTTGAATGTAAATCTCATTTTTAATTTTGTTCTCATCAACACCAATTAGCTGAAAATCCTTCATCAAAAAATTTCCATTCTGTAATACAGTATGAATCGGAAATTCCAACATACCAAAAATAAAATGTCCCCAGAAATTTTCTTTAGTCATTGGTGTTGGTGGAACATAATCCCAAACGATTAGATCAGCACGTTCGTTTTCATTGAGAGTTGAGAAATCCGGGAAATATTTTTTAGCAAACCCAATTTGATCGAAATAAATTCTTTTTATAAGTGCTGTCGCTTGATCTCCGTTGATGCCTTGATCTCTAAAAGTTAAGAACATTTGTTTAAGTGAACGGGAAATGTTTGAGTGCATACCGTCTGTTCCGGCTAATAGCGGAATACTTTTGGGAATCTTGCTGAAATTCGGAACACCGACAGAATTATTCATGTTGGAGTCGAGACAAAACGCAATTGCGCTTTCTGCTTCACTGATCTTGTCATAATCTCTTTCCTTTAGATGAACGCCATGTACCAAAATACTTTTATCATTCATCAGCTTGAATTTTTTCAAGCGGCTGACAGGTAATGAGCCGGTGTATTCAACGCTTAATCTATTATCACTTTCATCTTCTGCGACATGAATATGAATTCCCCAATCAGATTTCATAAGCATTTTTGACTCTAGCAGAAGATCATCCGAAAGTGTAAACGATGCATGTAATCCCAGCATGGCATGGAAATCATCGTTCATTTGAAACGAGTAAAACTCTTTGTTCTCTGATAATCCTCTTAATGCATTGTTGAGACCGTTTCTATCTGTACTTTCGAAACAAAGTACACCACGTAATTTAAAATCATTTAATACATTTTTTATTGTTTTCAAACTTCCTGCAATTTCGTTTTGTGATGAGTGATGATCAAAAATATATGTTACACCGCTGCGGATTGATTCAATCGCAGCCATTT harbors:
- a CDS encoding xanthine dehydrogenase family protein molybdopterin-binding subunit codes for the protein MKKNFSVVGKPIVREDGFDKITGRAKFADDYKFDGMLHAVMLRIPETHAKINSIDYSEIENDNSVNSIITSADISGEKKVGMIKNDQPIFCDEVVVTPGDVLAMLVGEDEAQLRSLLSKIKVDFTPLPALTDPRKSLDPDAILIHPELGSNLIVHHPLRKGNIEKGFAESDHILEQTYTTQLIEHAYIEPEAVIAIPLGVNGVKIIGSIQNPFSARRIIAAVVNLPLDKVQVIQAQLGGSFGGKDDTMCILSSRAAVAAIKTNRPVKIRYTREESILESYKRHPYILNYKVGFTNSGKIKVMKIDILADGGAYCSMSPFVTWRSVVQATGPYEIEHVHTDVRAVYTNNPYTGAMRGFGSPQPIFANESLMDEIALKLGITPNEVRKINGLKAGSITATGQKLQNHDVNLLTVLDTATKETDFQNKWKKYKKEKPILKKYDFTKPVFNNSQFIEPDQLIKKGIGLAVSYRGCSLGAEGIDAAACYLSIQNDGTAYLLSGLAENGQGLRTTFSIIVAEELGITTDNIFYLETDTSRVPDSGPTVASRATLMGGGAVKNAAEILRGRLEELIREEWKLKTEDEIVFSDNKVFSILNSQLATFPDLCRLASSCGVNLSTIGWYKSPNVDWDEHTGQGDAYFTYVYGCQVAEVNVNLGTGEVYLDKITAVHDPGTVINKLSAEGQVYGGVTQGAGYGMLEEVTIDNGLIRELNFDQYLILTAKDIGKIKPIFVEGKEIYGPWGAKSLGEPTLELTAAAISNAVSNALGKRFFNLPLNLEEILLGKKLRPVEVKRGSLQ
- a CDS encoding amidohydrolase family protein → MKTKNLTIENAWICTIVENEIIPFFGDIIISGGKISKIRPKYFHIYMKNPDKVNKDSFNAYGRVVTIPLVNFHDHIYSRLAKGLPLKGKFDNFQNVLKNLWWKLDRVLDMEMIIASAQMAAIESIRSGVTYIFDHHSSQNEIAGSLKTIKNVLNDFKLRGVLCFESTDRNGLNNALRGLSENKEFYSFQMNDDFHAMLGLHASFTLSDDLLLESKMLMKSDWGIHIHVAEDESDNRLSVEYTGSLPVSRLKKFKLMNDKSILVHGVHLKERDYDKISEAESAIAFCLDSNMNNSVGVPNFSKIPKSIPLLAGTDGMHSNISRSLKQMFLTFRDQGINGDQATALIKRIYFDQIGFAKKYFPDFSTLNENERADLIVWDYVPPTPMTKENFWGHFIFGMLEFPIHTVLQNGNFLMKDFQLIGVDENKIKNEIYIQGERLYHQIK